CGCGTGGGTCCATTATTCCGACCCGCACGCGCCCTACGAGTTTCACAAACAGTACGCGCCCGCGGGCCGGCCGCGCTTCTTCATGCGCAACCAGGAAAAAGTGCGCCGCAAGTACGCTTCCGAGGTCGCCTTCACCGATGCGCAGATTGCCCGCCTGCTGGAAGCTCTGCCCCTGGAAAACACGGCAATCGTGTTTGTGGCCGATCATGGCGAGAGCCTCTACGAACACGACTACCTGGGCCACGGGCGGCGCATCTACCGACACGAAATGCGCATTCCTTTCATGGTCCGCGCGATGGGCGTCCCGCCCGGCCGCTCCAATGCGCCCGTGCGCGGCATCGACGCCGGCGCGACCCTGCTCGGCCTTGCCGGCCTGCAGCCCGCCCCGGGCATGCTGGGCACGGATGTCCTCGCGGCCCCGCCGCCGCCCACGCGCGTGCGCGTGTTCGAGACCTACGGCGGCGCCGTGCCAAAACTGCCCGGCGCGCGCGCGCTGATGGCGGAAGCGCCGCCCCAATTCCAGGGCGCGACCGCGGAGGGATGGAAGCTTATTCTCGGAAACAGCAAGGCAGAATTGTTCTATCTGCCTGACGACCCGGGGGAACTTGCCGACCTCGCGGCGCGGGAACCGCAGCGGGTGCGCGACTTGAAGGAACTGATTGTCCGATGGGACGATGAAACCAACCGCGCCGCCGGCGAGGGGGCCGAGCTTGGCGTCGAGGACATGCACGCCCTGGAAGCGCTCGGATACGTCGAGTAGACGCTTCAAACCCGCCGCGTGCGCGAAGCGCCTACGGCCCGTAACACCGGATTTCGTACAGCCGCGCTTCTTCCGCGCCGTTGGTGGCCGACACATGTAGCCGCAATGCGCCCGTCTCGACGGGGTTGAAATCGTGCCGGCGCAGGCGCTGGAAGTTGCCCTCCACGGAAACGAGCGGCTTCCACTCGCCTGTGGCCTCGACGCGATAGAGCAGCGCGTAATCCCGAACCACTTCAGGCTGCGGGCCCCGTATCTGCCGTTTCTGCACGCCGAAACTCTCGGACAAAGTCAGTTCGCGGCCAAACCCGGAATCAAAACACAGTTGCACGTGCGATATCCGCCGCGGTGCGTCCCACTGCAATTCGAGCCACGCGCCGTCCCCCGCCATCGCGCCGCCCCACCGGTTCTCCCAGGCATGGGGCAGGTCGCGCACAAGACCATTGACTACGTTTGCCGCCTTGCTGCCCTGGACCTCGCTTGACGCGCTGATACGCGCATTCCGCGCCAGGTCGTTCGGGTCGCGGTTGACGCCGTGCTTGATGGTCTGGTCATCCCGAAGCAGCGCTTGCTGCAGATGCGCGACTTTGGCCGGGTTCGCGCTCAACTGCGCGGGCAGGAGACCCTCTTCCAGGCAGCACGCCGCGGCCGTGCCTATCGCCTGGCCCTCGACGGCGCACGTGCCCATCACCCGCGCCGAGGTAAAGGCCACGTGCGACGCGCTGATGTTCCGCCCCGCCATGAACAGGTTCGCGACATTGACGGAGTACAACGCCCGCAGCGGGATGTTGTACACCTCATTGATCTCGACCTGGTCCGCCGGGCGCGCCTGCGGTTCGTCGAAGCCGCCGGACGGGTGGTCGTCGAACGGCCAGCCGCCGATCGCGACGGCGTCCTCAAAATCGCCGTTGAGGCCCATCAGGTCCTGCTGTGTCAGGATGTGCGGGCCCACGAGCCGACGGCTCGCGCGCTTGCCGGGAATCATGCCAAGCCACGTCAGCCCCCAGTTCGCACTATCCGGGTGTTCGCCCGAGTTCTTGATGTAGTCCCACACGCCGAGCGCAATCGACAACAACTCGAAACGAATGCGTTCGTTGTCGCGGATGGCGTCGATCCGTCCGCCCCACTCGACCCACCAGTAACCGTACTCCCACGATTTTGTCCCGCGGAATTCGAGCTGTTCTTTCGTCACCTTGCGCGCCCAGCGCGGCGGCGTGAACGGCACCGGCCGCCCGTAGTCCCGCGAGGTGAACAGGATGCTGCTGCCCAGCGTCTCAGGACCCGCGGTCTCCCGTGCGAGCGGCTCGCCAAAGGCATCGCGGCCTTCGTGTCCCGAGCGCATTTCCGCGCCCGCCTCCAGACCAAGCCTGCAATCGCCCGTGCAATCGGCGTAATACCGCGCCGCGATGCGATAGATGTGTTCCGTCTTGTCGCTCCGCGCGCGGACCTCCCGGATACGCCCGTCCTCCACCTGCGCACCGCACACCGCCGTGTCGAGCAGGAGCGTGATGTTCGGCTCCGAGACCACCTTGTCGT
The window above is part of the Candidatus Hydrogenedentota bacterium genome. Proteins encoded here:
- a CDS encoding sulfatase, with amino-acid sequence MPLRKRPRNNVFLATAYVICCTALSAPPPNVVLLSVDTLRADFLGCYGCPYPASPHLDRLAAESLVFEDCTCEVPLTAPSMASMFTSRFPRMTGVTRNGLRLRDDVPAITTIFRDAGYFTLCVQSNWTLKAKLSGLDRGFDVYEDGFREKRWGIMKAERAADDVTDVALDLLRQRPAGKPFFAWVHYSDPHAPYEFHKQYAPAGRPRFFMRNQEKVRRKYASEVAFTDAQIARLLEALPLENTAIVFVADHGESLYEHDYLGHGRRIYRHEMRIPFMVRAMGVPPGRSNAPVRGIDAGATLLGLAGLQPAPGMLGTDVLAAPPPPTRVRVFETYGGAVPKLPGARALMAEAPPQFQGATAEGWKLILGNSKAELFYLPDDPGELADLAAREPQRVRDLKELIVRWDDETNRAAGEGAELGVEDMHALEALGYVE
- a CDS encoding FAD-dependent oxidoreductase; this translates as MNREAHELRRREFLQRVSGAGALAGYSLLVSVAPCAAQDAAAAAPDFDRVAPCAGVSERLSYEPHMRVVDIGCDFCVAGGGMAGVCAAIAAARHGAKVVLVQDRSRLGGNASSEVRMHIVGADNHDQHPGWREGGILEELRLENAARNPEYVWELWDLMLYDKVVSEPNITLLLDTAVCGAQVEDGRIREVRARSDKTEHIYRIAARYYADCTGDCRLGLEAGAEMRSGHEGRDAFGEPLARETAGPETLGSSILFTSRDYGRPVPFTPPRWARKVTKEQLEFRGTKSWEYGYWWVEWGGRIDAIRDNERIRFELLSIALGVWDYIKNSGEHPDSANWGLTWLGMIPGKRASRRLVGPHILTQQDLMGLNGDFEDAVAIGGWPFDDHPSGGFDEPQARPADQVEINEVYNIPLRALYSVNVANLFMAGRNISASHVAFTSARVMGTCAVEGQAIGTAAACCLEEGLLPAQLSANPAKVAHLQQALLRDDQTIKHGVNRDPNDLARNARISASSEVQGSKAANVVNGLVRDLPHAWENRWGGAMAGDGAWLELQWDAPRRISHVQLCFDSGFGRELTLSESFGVQKRQIRGPQPEVVRDYALLYRVEATGEWKPLVSVEGNFQRLRRHDFNPVETGALRLHVSATNGAEEARLYEIRCYGP